CATCATCAGCCCATCAATATGCCGTTGATAAGGGAAGCGCATAAACATGATTTTTTCATGCTTTTGATTGTTGAAAAGGGCAGCGGAACACACACCATTGATTTTGAAAATTATGAGGTTAGTGATTATACTATTTTCTTTCTTGCGCCCGGACAAGCGCATCACTGGGATCTTTCACCAGAAACTACCGGATACCAAATTCTTTTCCCGGCTGATTTTCTTAAAAATTATAAAATTGAAAACCCGTTTTTTAAAACAAAATCAATTCCATTTCTGCCTGTCAATCAGGAATATTATGATCAGCTAACCTCCGAAATCAGGCAAATGGAAAAGGAGTTGAAAATTTCTTTACCTTATACGGATGCTATTATTCAAAACAGACTTCTTATCATTTTGTCTCTTTTAAGGCGCTGGTATGATGAAAGTTATCAGGATTCTTATGTCGTGAAACCGAACAGATTGCTTCAAAATTTTGCATCACTTCTGGATGAAAATTATCAACAGCATAACGAAGTTGCATTTTACGCTAACAAACTTCACGTCACAGCAAATTATCTGAATACAGTTTGTAAAAAAGAGTCGGGACAAACGGCTGGTGAACATATCCGGGACAGGATTTTGCTGGAAATCAAGCGTATGCTGATCCTGACAAATGTTGATATCAAGGAAATCGCTTTTGGACTGGGTTTTAATGATACTTCCTACTTTGGACGGTTTTTTAAAAAATTCACAGGACAAACGCCGTTGTCTTTCCGGAGAAATCAGTAATCTGTACTATGAAAGTGCTAACCTGTGCCATAACACTAATTTTGGTACAAGTAATTTTGTGACTTAACAATTCATTCCTGACTTTTTACTGATAATTTAAATTCACTCCGATAGTTTATTATGAAAAAGATATGCATTTGCCTCCTCATCAATCTGATTGCATTTTCATCATTTTCCCAAAAAATAAAAGCGGATCTGATCATTTCTGATGTCAATATTATTGATGTAAAAACCGGAAAAATTATTCCTCATCAATATATTACTGTTGATAAAGATGTCATTACCGGCGTTTATAATCAAAAAACTGCCGCAAATGTTACGGCTGAAAGGAGTGTTTCTGGTCAGGGAAAATATGCCATTCCGGGACTTTGGGATATGCATATGCACTTTGGCGGCGGCGAAGCTTTGATCCAGGAAAACAAAAACCTGCTACCATTATTTCTGGCTCATGGCATCACGACGGTTCGTGATGCTTCCGCGGATATCAGCAATAGTGTTTTGCAATGGCGTGAAGAAATCAAAGCGGGAACACTTTCTGGTCCAACGATTTTCACATCAGGCCCGAAGCTTGAAGGTTACAAATCTGTCTGGCTGGGAGATATTGAAATTGACACGGCCGAAGAAATTCCGAAAGCGCTGGATTCACTGGATGGTTTAAAAGTTGATTTTGTAAAAATCACCGACAATACGATGAAACCGGAATTGTTTTTGGAAGCAGTTCGTCAGGCAAGAAAAAGAGGATACAAAGTTTCAGGACATATTCCATCGTCCCTTACGATGCAGGACGTTATGGCAGCCGGATTGAGCTCTATCGAGCATATGTCTTACGTATTGCGGGCAGGTACAAAGAATGAAAAGGAAATTGCTGTATTATCGTCCACAGGAAAACT
The nucleotide sequence above comes from Dyadobacter subterraneus. Encoded proteins:
- a CDS encoding amidohydrolase family protein, producing MKKICICLLINLIAFSSFSQKIKADLIISDVNIIDVKTGKIIPHQYITVDKDVITGVYNQKTAANVTAERSVSGQGKYAIPGLWDMHMHFGGGEALIQENKNLLPLFLAHGITTVRDASADISNSVLQWREEIKAGTLSGPTIFTSGPKLEGYKSVWLGDIEIDTAEEIPKALDSLDGLKVDFVKITDNTMKPELFLEAVRQARKRGYKVSGHIPSSLTMQDVMAAGLSSIEHMSYVLRAGTKNEKEIAVLSSTGKLKGRELSERIMAGFDEKTAMKVYQEMAKNDIYVTPTLSLPHLLARFDEDNHQNDAYLQYIGKGLQKTYQMRIDRVIKDDDEAIKFRKAMNVKSESPIPLLQKAGVKIMAGTDAGYLNSFTYPGIGLHKELELMVAAGLTPLQALQASVINPALFLNKSQYGSLTKGKKADILLLDENPLLNISSTQKIYTVVVKGQPMTQSDVKATLEDVKKKTAAGL
- a CDS encoding helix-turn-helix transcriptional regulator, giving the protein MLPTLGIDNIIQVPAATEGFRIMHHQPINMPLIREAHKHDFFMLLIVEKGSGTHTIDFENYEVSDYTIFFLAPGQAHHWDLSPETTGYQILFPADFLKNYKIENPFFKTKSIPFLPVNQEYYDQLTSEIRQMEKELKISLPYTDAIIQNRLLIILSLLRRWYDESYQDSYVVKPNRLLQNFASLLDENYQQHNEVAFYANKLHVTANYLNTVCKKESGQTAGEHIRDRILLEIKRMLILTNVDIKEIAFGLGFNDTSYFGRFFKKFTGQTPLSFRRNQ